Within the Erigeron canadensis isolate Cc75 chromosome 6, C_canadensis_v1, whole genome shotgun sequence genome, the region GCGCCGAAACCCGTttagtaataataaatatatatatgggaaatgaATATAAGTCTGATAGACACTTAAGTTGGGTaaaaaacccatcacataccttttttaaaacataaaaatcatagggcttaaacatttattcaaaatattaaaatattaaaatcatgGGTGCATAACATATCCGTTATcacttttcttatatataaatataaatataaatataatataaaatatataaataaaactataaacatTACTTTagttataaaaacttaaaaattctaacaacttaaaattaaatatatgtataaaaaaatataaattaaaacaaatctaAAATAGAAAGAATAGTAccaacaataatttaaaaaaggtaGACATATCATGTAATTTTGTTaggaaataatataaaaatcacTTAATATTCTgcaaaaaacacaaatattctATACAGAACCAGATCACGACTGCATCCTCCCAACACTCAACTCTTCTACTCTTTCATTCTTCACCTCCAAATCTACACTTCACTCTCCTTTCATCAAAATTCCTTCCGTCACCGTCACCGTCACCGTCACCGTCACCGgaaaacacacactcacactaaTCACAAaattaatctaatctaatctaatgtTGGCaccgtcatcatcatcaataataatgtcattattaacaaaacaaaaattactCTTAATCTTATCAGCCCTAACCCTAATTACATTCACTTATATCTCATTATCTCCTACTTTTATTAAGACCTGTTCTTTTCCACCTCCCACAACCACTTCATTTTCTCAGGTACtctttatacatatacatatatatatatatatattcagatcttttgttttttgttcagtagtttgacttttgttgacttatTGATTTATTATGACAGGGTGATGTGAAATTGGAATTAGGTAGTGAGTTTAGTGATGTGTATCATACACCTCAAGTGTTTAAGTTAAATTATGCTGAAATGGAGAAGAGGTTTAAGGTTTATATTTATCCGGACGGCGATCCGAAAACGTTTTATCAGACGCCGAGGAAGTTGACTGGGAAGTATGCTAGTGAAGGTTATTTTTTTCAGAATATTAGAGAGAGTAGGTTTAGGACGGATGATCCGGATGAAGCGGATTTGTTTTTTATTCCGATTTCGTGTCATAAGATGCGTGGAAAGGTATGTTGTGTTGTGTGCATTTTTTAAGTTGtgtatttagatatatatatatatatatatatatatatatgtgagatTGTAGAATGTAGCTTGATTGGGAGATGTTAGATACAATGTAGAAGTTAACGGAACAAAAGATGTGCGGAAAACTTTATACTAAAGAATTGGGTTTCAATAGTTTAAAAAAACGTGTGTGTCGTGAAATTAGCAAAATTTTTGTATGGTGTAAAGTTTGTTGAAAGAATTAGGAGTTGATAAATGTCTTAAATCTGTTGAACTGTTCTATATCATAATAATCTTAAAACGAGAGGTAACTTGGAtcatgatttttaaattttagcaGGATCATGTAATCTGAATTTGTTTCAGTGTAATATTGTATGGAGAATAAGTAGGACTTTTTTCCCTATTGAATTAACTCATGAGAGATGATTATTGAACATTACTACGAGTCTTTTTAAGTTTTCATGGGTAACGATCAGTTCAAAATGAGTCCTTTCACGTGTAAAACAAGAGTTGGGTAAAAGGGTATTGAAACTTCCCAGACCTAACAACGTTACATAGAACCAGATGTAAGGCAGATAATTTATATACCAAGTTTAAATTAAGTGAACTTCAACTGTTTTTGGAACTCAGTTTATGTGTTAATccgttaaaagaaaaaagagcaGATTGTTACTTAGCAAGAAATGAAGTCAAATTTTATTGGAAACTATATGTAACTTGATGTAATGTGTATTGCTAAATAATTTCTGGTACTAATACCACATTTTCTGTGTACggtagttttatttttattgttaagcATCACTTCTGTTGATATTTATGCTACATTATACTTCTTGTGATCTTTTGGCAATGACATTGCAGGGAACTTCATATGAAAACATGACTATAATAGTACAGAATTATGTGGATGGTTTGATTTCAAAGTATCCATACTGGAACAGAACCCTGGGTGCAGATCATTTTTTTGTCACATGCCATGATGTTGGCGTGAGGGCAACTGAGGGACTTCCACTTCTTGTAAAGAATTCCATACGAGCTGTGTGTTCCCCTAGTTATGATGTTGGATTTATTCCTCACAAAGATATTGCTCTTCCTCAAGTGCTGCAGCCCTTTGCTCTTCCACGCGGTGGAGATGACATTGAAAACAGGTTCCGATActgatctatatctatatatatatctatacttctatactacattataaagcatttgttccctccatttttttcaactaagtAGTTGATAACCCTTAAATGCCCATCTTTTACTCACTATTTTAAACATCTCCActtgaaatacctataatatatacttgaaatacctataatacccttaatgaaattaatttacaatatcTACGCTTaactcctaaaataactacactacccctTTACATCGATAACCTACACTACTCACCGCCGCGAcgaccgccgtcaccaccaccaccgacgTGCGCCACCAAACCCGTCATCGCCAACACCTTCGCCGCCACTACACCACCGCATCGTGCGGGCATATGACTAGTATTAATATATGTGTTCTCAGTATATAATATCAGTTCTAATGCTGGTTTTATTGAACTTCTGTCGTTAGATGTATCACTAAGAACTAACATATACAATGCAGGACTACACTTGGTTTCTGGGCGGGTCATAGGAACTCCAAGATTCGAGTGATTTTGGCACGCACATGGGAGAATGACACAGAACTTGACATTTCAAACAACAGAATAAATAGAGCTACCGGGCATCTTGTATATCAAAAGAGGTTTTATAGAACCAAATTCTGTATCTGCCCTGGTGGTTCACAGGTGAACAGTGCCCGTATTGCAGATTCAATCCATTATGGGTGTATTCCAGGTTGGTAATTGCATCTTCTTTCTGTATGTAATAAGTACAATCACATATTGCTCCATTTGATAATATCAGATATGTTGCCATTTGACCCACTTTGTAATGACCTGTTGCATTGACCTAACATTAGCTTACAATTTTGATACCCTCATGTCCATTAGGTTTGTTTGCAAATCATTAGTAGTTGGATTTTACTTAAAAAATCTATGATCATGGTAAACTAAATCACAACAGTTAACTTCAATGTTATATGAAGTCTATATCATCATGTTAATGTATAACCTTTGCATCCAATAAGCAATGTATGTCTTATTTTTTGTAACTTAGAGACTAATTTCTAACATGCTTGAGCCTTCTTCTCAGTTCTTATGTAAAAGACTGTGCCTTTTTGAGGTACGTTAATAGTTAAGGCAATTATTAGAAGGGTAAACATTGAGTCCTTGAGCTCCTGCTCATTGCTTTGAACTCCGTTAATAGTTCAAGCAAGCTTCCTTGTAAGTCTTATTAACTTTCACGAGCCAACCATATCTATTTCTATGATGTCATTTTATATGATGCAAAACCCTATATGACAACTGATACATCACTGGGGAATCGAATACTAAAATCAATAGATATGTTCAGAAATGAGATGGGTGATCTTGTAATTTCATAGAACAAAGCATAAAGCTATTAAACTATAGGGCtcaaagtaaatataaattataaataaagattcAGAATTCCAGCGTTAAAATGTGAATCTTATAAACTTCATGGACCATAATAAAGTTTCAGAACTATAGCTTTCTATTGTTTTAGCACTCTTATTAGAAAACCCACTAAatcatatacaaaatataaaagaatacCGAAAAACAAACCAATGAGGAAGTTACAGAAGAGACCAAACCATATACATGAACCCTCATGAaacccaatgaaagtttaatcTAATAATTAGAACTTTCTTTGGTTCTTTGGTAAGGTGAAAGAAATTGGACTATGAAGTTTCCAAAGCAATTGACTCACGGCAATATGTGATGTCAAATCAAGAATTATTGTAGGATGGTTCAGGTTCAGTTACATATGGTTTTTAGGATCCCGAGACAAGTCCCACCGTTGTACTTTCAGATTTGGTGGCATCAGAGTACCACATCATCTAGCACTTAACTTCACTATCTTATTTAAAAATTCAGGCACATATTTCATTTGAGTAAGATGCCTTTCTTGTTTCTTGTTTACAGCTACTCCCAGGAAGtgttttgaatatataacttttgatgaCCTTTGCGTAGCATCACTTTTTAACTAATGACATTGTCATCTACAGATGATTAGTCATATAAACTTCGCCAACCAAAGCACAAGAGCCATAGTtcaaattgtttataaaaatttagaGGGGACTAATTTTCCCATACTTCCCTGAGTCCCTCAAGCAACAAACCAAAGTGGTTTCTCCGTATAGATTTCCTTATACATGTGTCTGTAAGAATGAATCTATCACATCTTACTGATGTAATGGCTAATCATTTGTAGCAACTAGCAACCCATGTGTAACTAACAAACAGTGTTTCAAAGAAGTGCTGGATAAGCTGCCCTGCATCTGGTGATAACTAGGTGACTTGATAAACCACCAAATAAGTATCCTCTCTCTTACTATCAGCATATGCTAAAATGAAGCCAAAAAGCAAGGAAAATGTGTCAACTAACTGACATACAGTAGTTTTTGAGACTACAACTATATAATCTCTGCTATTCTGCAACTGCCAGAAATACAAGAAGATGCGTTTATGGGCTTGTTGGGACTTGGGATCTAAACATGATAAAACTCTAAACGTTGAGACTCTAGTGTCTGGCTGATTATTACAAAAGTAGTGAACATTAAGACAATGTTTATGAAGCCACTATCTTCTAAGGGATTTTATATGCTCTGCTGGAATGCTTTTTTTGTACTTAGGGtcttttttgcttttgttgCTGCTTGTCTAATCGTCAAGAGGTAATTTTTTGCAGTTATTCTGTCCAACTACTATGATCTGCCATTCAATGACATTCTTGATTGGGGGAAATTTGCGGTCATACTTAAGGAAAAAGATGTTTATGACTTGAAGCAAATCCTCAAGGACATATCCAATGAACAATTTGTCACCCTTCACAACAACTTAGTAAAGGTCAGAATATGTCTTTATGTGattcaatatatgttttgtaataTCAATAATACCGAAAACGTAGAGTTTGTACTTTTCTGTTTAGTGTAGTTTTTGTGATCCTGTTAGAAATTACAGTACTAAAGAAAGTATAATTTCCATGCAGATTCAGAAGCACTTCCAATGGAACACACCTCCCATCCCGTATGATGCTTTCCATATGGTCATGTACGATCTGTGGTTACGCCATTCTGTCATCAAATACTGAACCAGAAGTTGGGCAAGTCAGGTTTGCTCTTCATACAGGCTCCAATTTGTTGTTTTTAGATTACTGTacacattttttcatttttttttactggTGATAGTAGTACCAGCAGGCTCATGTCTCTTTCTAATCCCTTTGTAAAGTAAACTACGGTTTGTCAAATATGGTACTTGATCAGAGCATagtcttaaatttttttgtttgatgttttttcCATTGAACTCTTAGAAACTAATATGGTAATACTGTGAACGCTTTTTACAGTAAACATGCTACATGTACACCAATCTGATGTTTTGTGTCTGGAGTAATGATATGTACTAAAATCATATCATATCTGTGTAATATTAGGGGTGGCAATTTCTGAGACGACTCATGATGCTAACACGATGTGGAAATACGCGCACTTGGGTTGTTGCTAAATGGGCTCATGCATAAACGTATCAATATCTCTAACACATTCATTAATTGGATTGGGTTTGCACCAagtaatattgtcatttaaaatACTACTCGTAATAAGTAAATATACCATTATACTCGTATTTAACATGTACCTTCAGATATATTGTTAGTTTATGGTTCAACTTTTTAACACAAATAATCAAATGGATTTGGTTTGGGTTTAAGTGAACATATGAACATACTAACATGTATCCAAACACATCACGGTCTTCATGACTTCATCCTTATCAAATATCCATTGTTGCTATTAGACTGCCTGAGCCGCCAAGTGTCGAGTAGTCAGCAACACATTTAAACTATATGAATGTACGTGTCGAGTAGTCACCAACACATGTAAATAGGAATACATGAATGGAAACAATTAATGGTACATTCATATGAACTCTGTTCCTTCGCAATCttataagttgtatataaatACAAACAGAAGGCTATTCAGATTTTCCAATATCATTTCCATCAATGGCTCCCACAACCGATGACCGTAAGCAACTTCATGTTGCCATGTTCCCATGGCTCGCTTTTGGTCACATCATCCCCTTCCTTCAACTTTCCAAATTTATAGCACAAAAGGGTCACAAAGTCTCGTTTCTTTTGACTACAAGAAACATCAAACGTCTTCCCACACTCCCTTCTGATCTCGAACCACTTATAAATTTAGTTCAACTCACACTTCCACATGTTAACGAGCTACCCACTCATGCAGAAGCCACTATGGATGTCCGTACAGATGATATCCCTCACCTCAAGAAGGCCTTCGATGGTCTTCGGCCACAAGTCACTCGGTTTCTTGAGAAAGAGTCTCCTGACtggattatatatgattttgctCCTTATTGGTTGCCTCAAATTGCCGCTGGCCTTGGTATCTCACGAGCCCTTTTCTACATTATAAACGCATGGTTCTTAGCTTTTTTTGGACCATTGCCAGAGGAGGTGGTAAATGGTTCGGATGATCAAAAAACGGTGGATGATTTCCTGACACCGCCTTCTTGGATTCCTTTCCCGAACAGTTTATGCTACCGCAAACATGAAGCTAAGTGGGCGGTGAACAGTAGTTTGGTTAATGCTTCCGGGGTTACAGATATGTATCGTTCTCAGATGGTTATCAAGGGTTCTGAATGTGTGTTTATAAGATATTGCTATGAATTCGAACCACAGTGGCTAACTCTTGCAGAAGAACTAAACCACATCCCTGTGGTTCCTGTTGGGTTACTACCACCCGAAACAGGTACTACTGCTGGAGATGAGAAAAATGAGACATGGATGACTATCAAGAACTGGCTTGACAGTCAACAAACAGGTCATGTTGTGTACGTGGCGTTAGGAAGTGAGGTTATGATGAGTAACACTCAGATTGGTGAGTTAGCTTTGGGTTTAGAGCTTTCCGGGCTGCCATTCTTTTGGGCGCTTAGAAAGCCAGCAGGTTCCATTGAGTCTGATTCGGTGGAACTACCAAATGGGTTCATAGAAAGAACTCGTAATCGTGGGATGGTTTTGATGAGCTGGGTACCTCAGTCACAGATATTGAGCCATGAGTCCGTGGGTGGTTTCTTGACTCATTGTGGCTGGGGGTCAATTGTGGAAGGTCTAATGTTTGGACACCCTTTGATAATGTTACCGTTTTTGGTGGACCAAGGTCTAAATGCTCGAGTGTTGGTGGAGAAACAAGTGGGAATCGAGGTGCCACGAAATGAGGAAGATGGCTCGTTCACTAGGGACTTGGTAGCTAGATCGCTCGCTTCAGTTATTGTTGATGAAGGGAAGATCTACAAGGCTAATGCTATGGCTTGGGGTCGAATCTTTGGTGACAAGAAACTACACAAAAAGTATGTAGACAACTTCATAAACTATTTGGAAAAGCAAAGGTGTGATGCAGGTATATATCATCGAGTGTGAATTGTGCTAAATTTTGAGATTTTGCTTTACGATATAAGATTGGGTTTAAGCtatgaaattttattattattatatttttaatatttgtaattttgtatagtCATTTCATGTACTTAATTATCAACTACCCACCAAAGGGATATATTATGAATAGTACATAAAAGAAGCATCT harbors:
- the LOC122604072 gene encoding probable glycosyltransferase At5g03795; its protein translation is MLAPSSSSIIMSLLTKQKLLLILSALTLITFTYISLSPTFIKTCSFPPPTTTSFSQGDVKLELGSEFSDVYHTPQVFKLNYAEMEKRFKVYIYPDGDPKTFYQTPRKLTGKYASEGYFFQNIRESRFRTDDPDEADLFFIPISCHKMRGKGTSYENMTIIVQNYVDGLISKYPYWNRTLGADHFFVTCHDVGVRATEGLPLLVKNSIRAVCSPSYDVGFIPHKDIALPQVLQPFALPRGGDDIENRTTLGFWAGHRNSKIRVILARTWENDTELDISNNRINRATGHLVYQKRFYRTKFCICPGGSQVNSARIADSIHYGCIPVILSNYYDLPFNDILDWGKFAVILKEKDVYDLKQILKDISNEQFVTLHNNLVKIQKHFQWNTPPIPYDAFHMVMYDLWLRHSVIKY
- the LOC122604590 gene encoding UDP-glycosyltransferase 91D2-like is translated as MAPTTDDRKQLHVAMFPWLAFGHIIPFLQLSKFIAQKGHKVSFLLTTRNIKRLPTLPSDLEPLINLVQLTLPHVNELPTHAEATMDVRTDDIPHLKKAFDGLRPQVTRFLEKESPDWIIYDFAPYWLPQIAAGLGISRALFYIINAWFLAFFGPLPEEVVNGSDDQKTVDDFLTPPSWIPFPNSLCYRKHEAKWAVNSSLVNASGVTDMYRSQMVIKGSECVFIRYCYEFEPQWLTLAEELNHIPVVPVGLLPPETGTTAGDEKNETWMTIKNWLDSQQTGHVVYVALGSEVMMSNTQIGELALGLELSGLPFFWALRKPAGSIESDSVELPNGFIERTRNRGMVLMSWVPQSQILSHESVGGFLTHCGWGSIVEGLMFGHPLIMLPFLVDQGLNARVLVEKQVGIEVPRNEEDGSFTRDLVARSLASVIVDEGKIYKANAMAWGRIFGDKKLHKKYVDNFINYLEKQRCDAGIYHRV